The DNA sequence aaccacaattcctgtggatcctcaatggtcaagtattcattcttcaggccatcatcaatatgatgccttataaatattaaggccttcgccttattatcactaggctcattgttattagcctcaatagttttactcaggtttcttgctttcagatggagcttgatatcgaggctccaggatatataattgctccccgagatttgaagggcctcaaattctctttttgcaatatttgccattttctcttcaaaataataatatagcaagtaattagaatagagtgtacagaataaaatataaatcatacaTACTGTTTATGTATATGTTACTTTTCACATATACGGTACTGTTCATGTATGATACTATTCATATATACAGTACTGTTCATATACGATACTATTCATATATACAGTACTGTTCATACGCTGCAATTATTGCAGCATTGggaataaaaatttgtttgaaagtgattataagttaaaaggGAATAAGAAGTAAAAGATAAGGGAGAGAAGAAAGTAGGGGGCCGACGGAGAAAGGCCGGCCGAGTCGCCGACGGAGAAACTCGAAGGGGCCGGCGGAGTAGGGCgacggagaagagaaaaagggcccGGAAGATTTTTACCTGATTTTGTCAACGATCGCCGGGATCGGAGGGTCGCCGCGAAGACTTAAGAAAAGATGATGCTTGATAATTTAGATTTGGTGGAAAACTTCattgtaataaaatattattgtttttttgttgtttatttttaaaaagtcatCGGGTaatattagccttagtggctttagtactgtatgtttttttatgtatgcttctgaGAAAACCCTATGTATGGTTGATTGAAattatgtaataataaaatgtatggtttgctagtattatattacCTGTCGAACCTTCCTGCATTCagtgttagaaatggattccacatatataatatatatatattatataagccaaagaaaattaaaatcatatgagcaaattcgtgctgataacgtgttaagaatatatgttataaatgtaaagatagtaataagaatagagagccagagtatttaccaaaaacccaaaaaccctgAATAagtaacttcttcttcttctttcttcttttatttctctcttttccttctcttctctatatcccaaagtatacaaaatgagggggtatttatagggttacaagagttgaatgaacggtcaGGATCGATTcaatccgacggtccaaaataccctggttggtgaaatagtaacagtaccggcggctgctacagtaccatatGGCCGGTTGCTACAGTGTTACGGCTGATACAGTAATATCTAAAAGTTGCTATAATAATGTCGTctactacagtgaaattgctacagtaggcatccattaaaatatttgtttataacattaacaacataaataaaataaaaccaagatCATCATTATCtctcaatttaaataattaatatttaacaattcCCAAAGCAATCAAAGGCTCTATAGCATAAAAATAGAAGGGGTATCCAAAGTAGTTAACCCTAGCGAGGGAAGCACATGGAGTTTGGTGACTTTGATTCCCTTGATTAGAAGAAGACAACACATCTATCTCGCCCGCATTATATTTATACTCAAAACCTATACCAACATTAGCCGTTCCTTGCTCCTCCCACAGGAAACCTATTTGAGGAGAAAGGCCAAGATTACAACACTTAGCTTATAattaattcatgtttttatatatatatatatgtatattgttcagagtatgtttagttttattttacaatGTAAAATGTTGACATAATTCAATCACTTGTCTTGTTCCTGTATTCTATATCCTTGATTATTAAAGATATAAAATGCAATAATTTAGTTactgttttgattttatttgtgCTCGGTAAGATGATGCTTTCTTATTTAATATCATTGGCTATTATTTTTGAACTAAggataatttttcttcttttatctaTTATATTAAAGGTTGTGCTTGATAACATCATACCGGTCAATGAAATGCTAGTTTGTGGTTTCTGTAATTATTAAAGCATGTTATTTGTAATGTATAAACACAAATAATCATTAAAAGATAAACTTGGCTTTGCTAATAAACTtgagataaagaaaaaatatatatataataacaaatgagttactccaaaaataaaatcaaaagggaAACGATCTTAACTTTAAtacttaaatattaatatacatCACTAAAGATTAATTATTAGGAACAATGCATCAATGTCACATCAATAACcaaaatatgaaacaaataagaaaattatcCAAGAAAAGTGAGCCCAACCAAACTTATACCaactataacaaaaatagaaaagtaataatattctctctccaatcaaaaccctataaAGTTATGACAAATCAATTTAAGTTATCAATAATGCATCAAATTGACAAATACACTCCCAAGTCCCATTCTTTTCATTGGCTCAACCTCTTTGTATCCTTCCCTTGAGCCCTAAAATTCGGTCCTACCCTCTAAATCATTCACAAACctccccaaaaataaaaataaaaaaaataaaaaaataataataaactttacATCACAAACAGTTCActtcacaattaaaaaaatccaaaacaaaagaaacaacaccttcaacccaatttttttttttaaaccaattttAACGTTTAATCAAACATCTTGATCGTTGAAATCGCAGCCGTAGATTCCGAATATCAAACTCCCAAAAATGCTCTTGTTGAATAATATTCCCAAGTGTAGATTGGCCGGGCCATTTAACTGATTGAAAACCAAGACATTTAACTCCTGGTGCCACATCAATCACATAACTTTTAACTGGAGGTTCAAACCGTGCTGAGTTATTCAAATGCACCACCATTTTTGGCAtgccatttttttcaatctctAATGCCTTTAAACTGGTCCAATTATAACAATACTCGAATGGGTCTATCTGAACCCTTGGAACCGGTTCGAGCGGCCGGTTCAACGCTGCTGTCACGGCTTTATAAGCTGGCTCAACCAAAAAAGTTAGGCTCGTGCCTGAGTCAACAATGGTGCCCCCATCACCGTTCACATCCCACACTGCCTTTGATATCCTCAAATCCTGACCGTCAATCGAGATCCCCAGGACTTGAACCTGATATAACGGTTGGGTTTGCTCACTGATCACTAGTGGCGTGGACCGGGCTAATTTGGACCGGACTGACCGGTTCGGACCGAAAACGAGATAGTTGGACCTGTTTCTTGAACTAAGATGGTCCACAAGGCAATAAGAGAACCGGCCACTGAACCGGTTGGCTGTTCGAACCGCAAAAGAGATTGGGCTATAACCGAGCCCGAGAACACCGTCCGATCCCTGAAAACTCGATCCCGAGGTAGATGACGTGCACCCGATCACGAGGTTCTCTAACTTCTCAAGCCGACCGTTGGATTGCATCACTGTGGCAGTTTCTCTCGCGTATATCCCCTGTGCCGTTGATCCATCATCATACctatcaaaaatccaaaaaaaaagaaaaaagaaaaaataacgaATCGGAACGCAACACGTGGCATTCAAATTCAAAAGCACATGCAGATGGGCATGACTGCATTCAGTGTGTACTACCAATTTCATCAGAAACCAACTATTTCATGTCTTCAATTCATTGAATTGAATACAACCATCAaccatatatatcttttatttactctcATCTCATcgcaaaattttattttaaaattttaaaaaatttaaaattattaaggaaaaacaagaacaatgaCATGCCATgattcttaattaaaaataaataaattcaaaaaaataatagtaagtAATAAGATAACTCACGAGTAATCATAGAGGCAAGGACTGTCCGATCTGGGACAAGTGGTCAAAGAGAAAGGTAGTGTTGTTTTGCAAAGGTCCGACGAGCAGGAGATCGGCTGAAAGCTCGATGATGAATCGGAGTGGAAAGCACGTTTCTTGCCGGTGGCATTGGCGCAGCGCCGACATCGCTGGCTCCGGCGGCAATTCATCCAGAGAAGCTCACTGCCGGTGTCGGCAACTAATAGGAACTTTTGCGGCGGCGTGCCGACGTGGATCTTGACGAAATACTCGCCGTTGTGGGCGTAGGCGCCGGAGGATAACGGCATTGAGACGGAGGATAAAATGGTGGCATTATCTTCACAAGCTTTGCGGCGGCGTAATAGGGTTTCATGGCGGTGTAGGTCTTTGTAGATTAGATGGCGGTAGTGATCAAGGATGGAGAAATTGGGATTGGGTTGGGATCGGATGAGGTTGAATTGGAGAGCCGTTTGTGGAGTTGTTGTTTGAGAGGTTTAGGTTTAGGGCTGAGAAAATGGggaaaatgatgatgagaataataagaagaagaaataatggcCATGGagaaatagatgatgaagtcATTTGATTTGTATTGGAATTTGGAATGCAAtgtaagaaagaagaagaagaagatgtgtgtgtgtctgtgtatatatatttataagatgTGAACTGAAAGTGCATATATAATTGATTAGGAGAATTATGTATTtcgaatattttattaataaattgaaGATGTGTGCAGAAAGACATCTGATTtgtattttatcatttatttttgttttaattcagttgatgtgttatatatatatatatatatatgtgtgtgtgtgtgtgtgtgtgtttattgatTGGTTGTTGTTCAATTGGCTAAGCAACACGCTTTTGTATGTGTTTCTCTCTCTAATCAAGACTTAGAAATTATGTTGATTAATGCATGATCGTGGGTGAGAgagatatatataaagattgGGAATTTTAGTGCGCGTTCTCAGCCACATGATGATTGGGGGGTTGAATTCATGTCCAATGAtaagattaattattattgttacagTTGGTGGGCTTCTCTAAATCAACGCTCCAGATATCGTTTTCCTTTTCTTGATAGATGTTAGATGTGCGGCTTAGATTTTGTTTATGAAACTTTgctgcacacacacacacatatcctaactttttctgaaatttcagtttcaaattatttaaacataCATGAAATTTTCCAATATAATTCCAgaattatatgatttattattttgcccctaaattaaaatatctaatttGCAAAATAGTactaaaaattttagatttgtaagagaaaaaaataaataataataaaatagaggGGTGTAATTGCAAAGAAATATAAACAGTGTTGACTATTGTTGTTGTGTGGGCCAGGGTACAGCTGGCAAGCAGAAGTGGGGGGTTCGGACTTATTTAATTGGACGTGCACATGGGTGAGGTTTCCCGATGACCCCCTGCGAAGTGTGAGCCGTTGGATGACAGATGAACGATGAGGATGGTGGGGATTAAGGGGATTAGGTGATTAGGGGTTATGTAGGGTGGGGCCCGCATCCGAGCTGGAGAGCAGAGGAAAGAAGCGGTGGTCATCCCTCATCCTCTCCGCATGTTGTGGTGTATCGGACGGTCAGTGTGAGTTCATCACAGGGAGATGGAATGGTGTGGTGGAGATTCAATTTGAGAAATAATCTAAAAACGTGAAAGGAAGGAACATGATGAAATGGAGACGTAGAAGggattctttcatatttggagcCCGCAAGAGAAGCAACTGAAACTTGTAAAGGAATATGTTTCAGTTTTTTTAAAGTCGTTCGATTgggattgttttattttgtttcgtTGCTATGTTGGTGtatgtgaatatttttttttaaaataaaataaaataaaatatatattttataaaaaaatattttatgccaACTAATCTATTGGGTATTTGTTCTATGAGAAAGTAGGTTCGAAATTCTAGCTCTTATAGGTGGACGGTATAAGTGTCGTAGAGCTCAGCTCTGCACATGTGTTTGACAGATgggttatttatatttataaaaaaaattattttataaaaataattgtgCAACCACCTTACATTAAAACAATATGGTAATTCTTTCTCTTACCAAGTGAGAGATTAAGCAACCAACTCTTTTTCATAATATTGGTTGAGGTGAGTGACTTTTCCAcgtcattaaaaaaataaaaaaataaaaaataaaaaattgcataGAGAATTTGTTAGTGACCAACGACATATTGGTCTCATACGTACGGGGAAGGCAAGTTCaaccaattttaattttatttcatcagAAAATCATCCAATAAATTATGACCTATTTTTGATGATAATATGTTGGAAATTCTATGTCAACAGGTGATATAGAATTGTCAGTGTAAGTAGACAGCATGCCATATATATGATAACAGAGAATTATTGGCATGTGGATCATCAAAAATAGCCTGAAATCTCTCAGTTGATCACTCactgaaacaaaattgaagccgaataactattttgatttaaattgaaatttggactccaaaaatgaaaaacaagccATTGTTTGACCTAAGAAAGTTTGCTAAGTAGGTAggtttatatttgtattttttttattgttaaataataaaaatgagacaTGATTATATCTTTATTGAATAAGTATGATCATCGATTATGATGGAATGCTAGTGTGACGGTTGTTCTATTTTTTCTGTTTAActttatgatttgattgatattattattttttcttttaatactatcaaataaaagcatatttATTTTGGTATGTGAATTATGATTTTGTTGGTTTTGAATGTAAAATCTGTTTATTTTGCAATTTCTTTGTGCTTTCCATTTTTATGAATTAACTACAAGtaaattaaattgaatgtaCCAAGAAATTCAAGAGGTTGACCAATCTTGcacaaaaatgaaagaatacATATGTTAATTGGTTGTTAGAATGATCtggtttctaaaattttaaatttatgttagGTTTTCAACTCCAACAATTTGCacatttaaaattcattttgttaaatattaaataaaataatatgttgGACTTCATGAAAAAGAGTTAAAAAGTAGAACAAGTAGAAGACACCGCCATGTGAAACCAGTGGGACATTATTGTTGTCATGTATGCACAtttaagcaaaaaataaaaaataaaaaaaaaaaaataaaaaaataaaatctaaaaattgatGACTTTTATAATACTCTATTGacttcagatttttttttctttgagaaataaaaatgtgaatatagttttatggtttttattttttgtttcatatcttcccacaaaaacaaaactttaattGTTCTTGTATTGAGTGTTTTGCCATTGTTTTATCTTGTTTCTTAGCTTCACATGGTAtgcttgttttcatttcaaCCATATGcacatgtgaattttttttattaaagtatggttggttgtttttttattaaaaaaattaattatttatataatgttGAAAGATTATGCCAGTAGTACAAATATATATTGAgattttgtttgttaatttttttgagaaatgtcAATAGCCCCTTTAAGTGTGAGgctaatatattattacataaaataatatttgtattttatatatatatattataatttaactaATATAAAGATAGCGAGTACAAAATCATTTAATTGAGgaagaaaagtatatatatatatatatatatatatatatatttgttaaaaaaacaacaaggaCCTTAAATGTTTATCCAATTATTATTTACAACCGATGCATtgacttttcaaatttttcaaaaaatttaaaaaatgaaagaagataaattaaaaaagttttataagtttaaattttgatataaaattcaaaatttaaaatttttaaataaatcaaatgaagtttaatttgtttttataatttaaattgaaaTGCAAATGTCTCCTGCCATTTTTTTAATCCTTCTGCTTCTAAAACCCATCAATTACATCTCTTTATCAAATCAATGGTTGCACAAATGCCAAGATTAAATTTGATGGTAGACAAAAGACATTCAGTAAGCTTCATAGCTGTGAAAATAACAAGTCAAACTTGTTATTAGACGTGATcat is a window from the Dioscorea cayenensis subsp. rotundata cultivar TDr96_F1 unplaced genomic scaffold, TDr96_F1_v2_PseudoChromosome.rev07_lg8_w22 25.fasta BLBR01000643.1, whole genome shotgun sequence genome containing:
- the LOC120254811 gene encoding aspartic proteinase NANA, chloroplast gives rise to the protein MPLSSGAYAHNGEYFVKIHVGTPPQKFLLVADTGSELLWMNCRRSQRCRRCANATGKKRAFHSDSSSSFQPISCSSDLCKTTLPFSLTTCPRSDSPCLYDYSYDDGSTAQGIYARETATVMQSNGRLEKLENLVIGCTSSTSGSSFQGSDGVLGLGYSPISFAVRTANRFSGRFSYCLVDHLSSRNRSNYLVFGPNRSVRSKLARSTPLVISEQTQPLYQVQVLGISIDGQDLRISKAVWDVNGDGGTIVDSGTSLTFLVEPAYKAVTAALNRPLEPVPRVQIDPFEYCYNWTSLKALEIEKNGMPKMVVHLNNSARFEPPVKSYVIDVAPGVKCLGFQSVKWPGQSTLGNIIQQEHFWEFDIRNLRLRFQRSRCLIKR